One genomic segment of candidate division KSB1 bacterium includes these proteins:
- a CDS encoding esterase family protein yields MPSSTRANIHAEILARHANSLHGTLRLEWRHSPSLQCGKACFVYEPPGYQAGRAAALLYLFRGHEREWCNFHEDASRRRSTAIEDLDALIHSTRLPPVVVVMPGLNSADNAVPSLGIDMVGVWPAKHKGLGTGRFWQYLTSELLPEYDRRYVSAMTKKLMAGFSLGGFTVSLLAAKRPGYFEEAAIYDGTLMWPGHRDPRQGDGDNSDRIWLAAPLFNAALGKPRSRRALRVWNATDGIAAASGETARLLRRTRFWVASTAHDGLRGNRDRAEHFRRLLQEKGCRLGFAQTVLHPRAEHNWHWADRFLVRFLQEALSPP; encoded by the coding sequence ATGCCAAGCTCCACTCGCGCAAATATACATGCCGAAATTCTGGCGCGTCATGCCAATTCGCTGCACGGCACGCTGCGCCTGGAATGGCGCCATTCCCCCAGCCTGCAGTGTGGCAAAGCCTGCTTCGTCTATGAACCGCCCGGCTATCAAGCCGGCCGCGCCGCCGCATTGCTTTATCTCTTTCGCGGTCACGAGCGGGAATGGTGCAATTTTCATGAGGATGCTTCGCGCCGGAGATCCACGGCCATTGAAGACCTCGATGCACTCATCCACAGTACCAGGCTGCCGCCCGTCGTGGTGGTCATGCCCGGTTTGAATTCCGCTGACAACGCGGTGCCCTCTTTGGGAATCGACATGGTGGGCGTTTGGCCCGCGAAACACAAGGGCCTGGGCACGGGACGCTTTTGGCAATATCTCACCAGCGAGCTTCTGCCCGAGTATGACCGGCGCTATGTCAGTGCCATGACCAAAAAACTGATGGCGGGTTTTTCCCTGGGGGGATTTACGGTGAGCCTGCTGGCAGCGAAACGGCCGGGGTATTTCGAGGAGGCCGCCATTTACGACGGCACGTTGATGTGGCCGGGACATCGCGACCCGCGCCAGGGCGACGGTGACAATAGTGACCGCATATGGCTGGCGGCGCCGTTGTTCAACGCCGCGTTGGGCAAACCAAGGAGCCGTCGCGCTCTGCGCGTCTGGAATGCCACCGATGGCATCGCGGCCGCCAGCGGGGAAACCGCGCGCCTGCTGCGCCGCACGCGCTTCTGGGTGGCCAGCACTGCCCATGACGGTCTGCGCGGCAACCGCGACCGTGCCGAGCACTTTCGCCGCCTGCTCCAGGAGAAAGGCTGCCGCCTGGGATTTGCACAAACCGTTTTGCATCCGCGCGCGGAACACAACTGGCATTGGGCCGATCGTTTCCTCGTTCGCTTTTTGCAGGAGGCCCTGTCACCGCCGTGA